In the Oryzias latipes chromosome 23, ASM223467v1 genome, one interval contains:
- the LOC101173674 gene encoding solute carrier organic anion transporter family member 1C1, whose amino-acid sequence MSVEPQKPRQACCSKLKLFLVSLAFAYFAKAFGGSYMKSSITQIERRFDIPSSLTGVIDGGFEMGNLLVIAFVSYFGAKLHRPRLIGIGCLLMATGSFLTALPHFFQGRYKYETSMSHNSQVNSTANTLPCLSNQSLAEQDKAPDLEQMRDCEKAAGSSMWIYVFLGNMLRGIGETPVMPLGISYMDDFSKEENTPFYLACIHTVGILGPMVGFMMGSFLAKIYVDIGFTDLETITITHRDSRWVGAWWLGFIVSGTVMLLASIPFFFLSKTLPKEGEEENKSTELTALAEQENFLPEEAIGAEEKEKPVTFKEMVKDFVPSLRRLFKNSIFSLMILTNLVAVNGFIGMITFKPKFMEQTYGQSASRAIFLIGMKQSPHLLPYCP is encoded by the exons ATGAGTGTGGAGCCCCAAAAGCCCCGTCAGGCATGCTGCTCCAAGCTCAAG ctctttttAGTTTCTTTGGCTTTTGCATATTTTGCCAAGGCCTTTGGGGGATCCTATATGAAGAGCTCTATAACCCAAATTGAGAGACGCTTCGACATCCCCAGCTCCCTGACTGGGGTCATAGATGGGGGCTTTGAAATGG GCAACTTGTTGGTCATTGCCTTTGTGAGCTATTTTGGCGCTAAACTCCACCGACCCAGGCTGATTGGGATTGGCTGTTTATTAATGGCCACCGGATCTTTCCTCACGGCACTTCCCCATTTCTTTCAGGGACG GTACAAATATGAAACCAGCATGTCTCACAACAGCCAGGTCAACAGTACAGCAAACACCCTACCTTGTCTGTCCAACCAAAGCTTGGCAGAGCAAGACAAAGCACCAGATTTAGAACAAATGAGAG ATTGTGAGAAGGCGGCAGGCTCGTCCATGTGGATCTATGTGTTCCTGGGAAACATGTTGCGAGGAATTGGAGAGACTCCGGTCATGCCGCTGGGCATTTCTTATATGGATGACTTCTCCAAAGAGGAGAACACTCCTTTCTATTTGG CCTGTATCCATACAGTGGGAATCTTGGGTCCAATGGTGGGATTCATGATGGGATCCTTCTTAGCCAAAATCTATGTGGACATTGGATTTACTGACTTAG AAACCATCACCATCACGCATCGGGACTCTCGCTGGGTGGGCGCCTGGTGGCTCGGCTTCATCGTGTCTGGCACGGTGATGCTGTTGGCCAGCATCCCGTTCTTTTTCCTGTCCAAAACTTTGCCTAAAGAAGGCGAAGAGGAGAACAAAAGCACCGAGCTGACAGCCCTGGCCGAGCAGGAGAACTTCCTGCCTGAGGAGGCCATAGGCgcggaggagaaggagaagccGGTGACATTTAAGGAAATGGTCAAAG ACTTTGTTCCGTCCTTGAGGCGACTCTTCAAGAACAGCATCTTCTCGTTGATGATCCTCACTAACCTTGTGGCAGTCAACGGTTTCATCGGGATGATCACCTTCAAGCCGAAGTTCATGGAACAGACCTATGGCCAATCAGCATCCAGGGCCATTTTCCTCATAGGTATGAAGCAAAGCCCCCATTTACTACCCTATTGCCCCTGA